A genomic region of Luteibacter aegosomatissinici contains the following coding sequences:
- a CDS encoding DUF1289 domain-containing protein, whose translation MAMLPPPPTSLPLTPCTGVCRLDARGLCEGCLRTGGEIAAWRTLSDEQKLWIMDEVLPHRQAG comes from the coding sequence ATGGCCATGCTTCCCCCGCCGCCCACCAGCCTGCCCCTGACGCCCTGCACCGGTGTGTGCCGGCTGGATGCGCGCGGCCTGTGCGAGGGCTGCCTGCGCACGGGCGGTGAGATCGCCGCGTGGCGCACGCTCAGCGATGAGCAGAAGCTGTGGATCATGGACGAGGTGCTACCGCACCGGCAGGCGGGCTGA
- a CDS encoding CoA pyrophosphatase, producing the protein MDELLARLHGALLPLEAPPGPHGWNHDDMVRLIGDVPRRRAAVLIGIRDDREQNVLFTLRTDTLQQHAGQVAFPGGRVEAEDADVIATALRESREEIGLEERFVTPLGYLEAMETISGFSVTPVVARIAADAPLKPDPGEVAEVFEVPFAFFTDPANLRRYRMDFRGHNREMVEFLHAGYRIWGATAAMLFNLLKRMGHQPC; encoded by the coding sequence ATGGACGAGCTTCTGGCGCGCTTGCACGGTGCGTTGCTTCCGCTGGAAGCGCCCCCGGGCCCGCACGGCTGGAATCACGATGACATGGTGCGCCTGATCGGCGATGTACCCCGGCGGCGCGCCGCGGTGCTGATTGGCATTCGTGATGATCGCGAGCAGAACGTGCTGTTTACGCTGCGTACCGATACCTTGCAGCAACACGCCGGGCAGGTGGCCTTCCCGGGTGGGCGCGTCGAGGCCGAGGATGCCGATGTGATCGCCACGGCCTTGCGCGAAAGCCGCGAAGAAATCGGGCTGGAAGAGCGCTTCGTCACCCCGCTGGGTTACCTGGAGGCCATGGAAACCATCAGCGGTTTCAGCGTGACGCCGGTGGTCGCGCGCATCGCGGCGGATGCGCCGCTGAAGCCGGATCCCGGTGAGGTGGCGGAGGTCTTTGAAGTGCCGTTCGCCTTCTTCACCGATCCGGCGAACCTGCGCCGCTACCGGATGGATTTCCGCGGGCATAACCGCGAGATGGTCGAGTTCCTGCACGCGGGCTACCGCATCTGGGGTGCCACCGCGGCCATGCTGTTCAACCTGCTTAAGCGAATGGGCCACCAGCCATGTTGA
- a CDS encoding diacylglycerol/lipid kinase family protein produces the protein MPNDLPLSIVMNAGSGRGDSDAAREVIRGTLEAARRPHQFFLIDDDNPIDDVIARATAHAKQQGGALVASGGDGTINGVAGSAWREQLPMGVLPQGTFNFFGRTHNIPADPREATEGLLRGTPRNVQVGMVNDRLFLVNGSLGLYPQVLEDREAWKQRFGRHRLVALWSGLATMMRGYRSLRIEVSDGSRTRHVRTPTLFVGNNALQLEKIGLPEAADVFRNDGTLAGLVLKPIGKLTMLGLILRGALGKLGDAENAVSFPFREITVTPKHRREPFKVAVDGEIIQLDPPIVFRSAPRPLVLITEGSRQPGEDPG, from the coding sequence ATGCCCAACGACCTACCCCTGTCGATCGTGATGAATGCCGGCTCAGGCCGTGGCGATAGCGACGCCGCGCGCGAGGTGATCCGCGGCACGCTCGAAGCCGCGCGCCGACCGCACCAGTTCTTCCTGATTGACGATGACAACCCGATCGACGACGTGATCGCCAGGGCGACCGCGCACGCGAAGCAGCAAGGCGGCGCATTGGTGGCATCGGGTGGCGACGGCACCATCAACGGCGTGGCCGGTTCGGCATGGCGCGAACAGTTGCCCATGGGCGTGCTGCCGCAAGGTACGTTCAATTTCTTCGGCCGCACCCACAACATTCCCGCCGATCCGCGCGAGGCCACCGAGGGGTTGCTACGAGGCACCCCGCGCAATGTGCAGGTGGGCATGGTAAATGACCGGCTGTTCCTGGTGAATGGCAGTCTCGGGCTGTACCCGCAGGTGCTCGAGGATCGCGAAGCCTGGAAGCAGCGCTTTGGCCGCCACCGGCTGGTGGCGCTGTGGTCCGGGCTTGCCACGATGATGCGCGGTTACCGCTCGCTGCGCATCGAAGTGAGCGATGGCTCGCGCACGCGCCATGTGCGCACGCCCACGTTATTTGTCGGGAACAACGCGTTGCAGCTGGAAAAGATCGGCCTGCCCGAGGCGGCCGACGTGTTCCGTAACGATGGCACGCTGGCAGGCCTGGTACTGAAGCCCATCGGTAAACTGACCATGCTCGGGCTGATCCTGCGCGGTGCGTTGGGTAAGCTCGGTGATGCCGAGAACGCGGTCAGTTTTCCGTTCCGCGAGATCACGGTGACGCCAAAGCATCGCCGCGAGCCCTTCAAGGTGGCCGTCGATGGCGAGATTATCCAGCTCGATCCGCCGATCGTCTTTCGTTCCGCACCGCGCCCCCTGGTGCTGATCACCGAGGGATCGCGCCAGCCCGGGGAGGACCCGGGTTGA
- a CDS encoding oxidoreductase — MHPIPTGLIGYGTAGAFFHAPLIAAAEGLRLAAIGSRRVDEISRDFPEARAYENPQDLISDPTIELVVIASPNDTHAALARAALDAGKHVVVDKPFTLNAAEAEALIALAAEKRRLISVFQNRRWDNDFLTVRRLVEDGRLGDVVYFEAHFDRFRPEIKQGWRETEVPGSGLLYDLGAHLIDQALVLFGIPRAVTADVTRQRAAAKVDDYFHVVLDYGHRRAVLHASVLVRDPGPRYLVHGDGGSFVKYGIDGQEAALREGKRPGGPGWGEDDPALFGRFTDADGTTTTIDTLPGRYTAYYDGVAAAIRGEQELPVLAHEARDVIRVIEAAQISARDRRTVSL, encoded by the coding sequence ATGCACCCCATCCCCACCGGTCTCATTGGCTACGGCACGGCAGGCGCTTTCTTCCATGCGCCGCTTATCGCGGCCGCGGAAGGCCTCCGCCTGGCGGCGATCGGCAGCCGTCGTGTCGACGAGATTTCCCGTGACTTCCCGGAGGCACGGGCGTACGAAAATCCTCAAGATTTGATCAGCGACCCCACGATCGAGCTGGTCGTCATCGCCTCACCCAACGATACGCACGCAGCCCTCGCCCGCGCGGCGCTCGACGCGGGCAAGCACGTGGTGGTGGACAAACCATTCACCCTCAATGCGGCGGAAGCCGAAGCGCTCATCGCCCTGGCCGCCGAGAAGCGCCGGTTGATCTCGGTGTTCCAGAACCGCCGCTGGGATAACGATTTCCTGACCGTGCGCCGCCTTGTCGAGGATGGCCGGCTGGGTGACGTGGTCTATTTCGAGGCGCACTTCGATCGTTTCCGCCCGGAGATCAAGCAAGGCTGGCGGGAAACCGAGGTACCGGGTTCAGGCCTTCTCTATGATCTGGGCGCCCACCTAATCGACCAGGCCCTGGTGCTGTTCGGGATACCGCGTGCCGTCACGGCCGATGTCACCCGCCAGCGCGCCGCCGCCAAAGTGGATGATTACTTCCACGTCGTGCTCGATTACGGCCACCGCCGCGCCGTGCTGCACGCCTCGGTGCTGGTGCGCGATCCTGGCCCGCGCTACCTCGTGCACGGCGATGGCGGCAGCTTCGTGAAGTACGGTATCGATGGCCAGGAAGCCGCGCTACGCGAAGGCAAGCGACCGGGCGGCCCCGGCTGGGGCGAGGATGATCCCGCGTTGTTCGGGCGCTTTACCGATGCCGACGGGACGACTACCACGATCGATACGCTGCCCGGACGTTACACGGCGTATTACGACGGCGTGGCAGCGGCGATTCGCGGGGAGCAGGAATTGCCCGTGCTTGCGCATGAGGCGCGTGATGTGATTCGCGTGATTGAAGCGGCGCAGATTTCAGCGCGCGACCGCCGGACCGTTTCGCTCTGA
- a CDS encoding oligopeptide:H+ symporter, with protein sequence MEESACRAVANETGGDGVHGRSGRGQAPRVTRPASVFRLGSCPLWPSPGKSMSALEIEAAPRARLPRQVPFIIGNEGCERFSFYGMRNILTPFLVTSLLLYLPEAARAGAAKDVFHAFVIGVYFFPLLGGWLADRFLGKYRTVLWLSLVYCVGHLYLALFEHSVAGFYTGLGLIALGAGGIKPCVAAFVGDQFDESNRQLAKVVFDAFYWIINVGSFLASLLMPFFLREYGAKVAFGLPGVLMFIATIVFWMGRKHYVMLPPTRHDPHGFAQVVKSALLAHAPGQGRPGLIVAAASVALALASLALMPTLGIVATLCVALVLLLAGMVIGTRLQLERVRGMHPAEAIDGVAVVLRVLVVFALVTPFWSLFDQKASTWVLQANAMQAPSWLHPAQMQAVNPALVLLLIPFNNLVLYPLLRRLGIEPTALRRMTAGIVFSAIAWVVVGALQLALDGGSPVHIAWQILPYVFLTMGEVLVSATGLEFAYSQAPPSMKGTLMSFWTLSVTVGNLWVLLANAGVRNDAVLAGIAHTGMGATAFQMFFFAAFAGIAALAFGLYARRYPVVDYYRST encoded by the coding sequence ATGGAAGAAAGCGCCTGCCGTGCCGTAGCCAATGAGACCGGTGGGGATGGGGTGCATGGTCGCTCCGGGCGTGGTCAGGCCCCAAGGGTAACGCGGCCGGCCTCAGTGTTTCGTTTAGGATCCTGCCCTTTGTGGCCATCGCCCGGTAAGTCCATGAGTGCTCTGGAAATCGAAGCCGCCCCCCGGGCACGCCTGCCCCGCCAGGTGCCTTTCATCATCGGTAACGAGGGCTGCGAGCGCTTCAGCTTCTACGGGATGCGCAACATCCTCACGCCCTTCCTGGTGACCTCGCTCCTGCTTTACCTGCCCGAAGCGGCCCGGGCGGGAGCGGCGAAGGATGTGTTCCATGCCTTCGTGATCGGCGTGTACTTCTTCCCGCTGCTGGGCGGCTGGCTGGCCGACCGGTTCCTTGGCAAATACCGCACCGTGCTGTGGCTGAGCCTGGTGTACTGCGTGGGCCACCTCTACCTGGCCCTGTTTGAGCACAGCGTGGCGGGCTTCTACACGGGGCTGGGCCTTATCGCGTTAGGCGCGGGTGGCATCAAGCCCTGCGTCGCCGCGTTCGTGGGTGACCAGTTCGATGAGAGCAACCGCCAGCTCGCGAAGGTGGTGTTCGATGCCTTCTACTGGATCATCAACGTTGGCTCGTTCCTCGCCTCGCTGCTGATGCCGTTTTTCCTGCGCGAGTACGGCGCGAAGGTCGCGTTCGGCCTGCCTGGCGTGCTCATGTTCATCGCTACGATCGTGTTCTGGATGGGCCGCAAGCACTACGTGATGCTGCCACCTACGCGCCATGATCCCCATGGGTTCGCGCAAGTCGTGAAGAGCGCCTTGCTTGCGCACGCGCCGGGACAGGGCCGCCCGGGGCTGATCGTCGCGGCCGCGTCGGTCGCGCTGGCGCTGGCCTCGCTGGCGCTCATGCCCACGCTCGGTATCGTTGCCACGCTATGCGTCGCACTGGTGCTGCTGCTGGCAGGCATGGTCATCGGTACCCGGCTCCAGCTGGAGCGAGTACGCGGCATGCACCCTGCCGAAGCGATCGATGGCGTGGCTGTCGTGCTCCGTGTGCTGGTGGTGTTTGCACTGGTCACGCCGTTCTGGTCGTTGTTCGATCAGAAGGCCTCGACATGGGTACTACAGGCCAACGCCATGCAGGCGCCCTCGTGGCTGCATCCCGCGCAGATGCAGGCGGTGAACCCTGCGCTGGTGTTGTTGCTGATCCCGTTCAACAACCTCGTGCTGTATCCGCTGTTGCGCCGGCTCGGCATCGAGCCCACCGCGCTGCGGCGGATGACTGCGGGCATCGTGTTCTCGGCCATCGCATGGGTCGTGGTCGGTGCATTGCAGCTCGCGCTGGATGGCGGTAGCCCCGTGCATATCGCATGGCAAATCCTCCCGTACGTATTCCTCACGATGGGCGAGGTGCTGGTCTCTGCCACGGGCCTGGAATTCGCCTATAGCCAGGCACCACCATCGATGAAGGGGACGCTCATGAGCTTCTGGACCCTCAGCGTGACCGTCGGCAATCTCTGGGTGCTGCTGGCCAACGCGGGTGTGCGCAACGATGCGGTACTGGCGGGCATTGCCCACACGGGCATGGGCGCGACCGCCTTCCAGATGTTCTTCTTCGCCGCGTTCGCCGGCATCGCGGCCCTGGCGTTTGGCCTGTATGCGCGTCGCTACCCGGTCGTGGATTACTACCGCTCGACGTAA
- a CDS encoding enoyl-CoA hydratase/isomerase family protein, whose translation MAFRTLATADRGAVRTITINRPEKLNALNRETIGELSLAFRQAQQDDAVRVVVLAGAGEKAFVAGADISEMTAWSPVQAQAASRAGQELMSSIERLGKPVIARIQGFALGGGMELAMACHLRVASEKAKFGQPEIGLGLIPGFGGTQRLTRLTGRGVALELCLLGQQIDAARAERLGIVTRVVPADELDTAVDAMADQLAAAAPLALKGILEAVIEGGECAIDQGLAFETQGFAIAFSTEDMREGTSAFLERRKAAFKGR comes from the coding sequence ATGGCCTTCCGCACCCTCGCTACCGCCGATCGTGGCGCCGTCCGCACCATCACCATCAACCGTCCCGAAAAGCTCAACGCCCTCAACCGCGAGACGATCGGTGAGCTGTCCCTGGCGTTCCGCCAGGCCCAGCAGGACGATGCGGTGCGCGTGGTGGTGCTGGCGGGCGCAGGCGAGAAGGCGTTCGTGGCGGGCGCCGACATCTCCGAGATGACCGCATGGTCACCCGTCCAGGCGCAGGCCGCCTCGCGCGCAGGCCAGGAACTGATGTCGTCGATCGAGCGCCTGGGCAAGCCCGTCATCGCGAGGATCCAGGGCTTCGCCCTCGGTGGTGGCATGGAACTGGCCATGGCCTGCCACCTGCGCGTGGCGAGCGAGAAGGCGAAGTTCGGCCAGCCGGAGATCGGCCTGGGCCTCATCCCGGGCTTCGGTGGCACGCAGCGCCTCACGCGCCTTACCGGTCGCGGCGTCGCGCTGGAGTTGTGCCTGCTGGGCCAGCAGATCGACGCGGCACGGGCCGAGCGCCTGGGCATTGTCACCCGCGTGGTGCCCGCCGATGAACTGGATACCGCGGTCGATGCCATGGCCGATCAGCTGGCCGCTGCCGCACCGCTCGCGCTGAAGGGCATCCTGGAGGCGGTGATCGAGGGTGGCGAGTGTGCCATCGATCAAGGCCTGGCGTTTGAAACGCAGGGCTTTGCCATTGCGTTCTCGACCGAGGATATGCGCGAGGGGACATCGGCGTTCCTCGAGCGCCGCAAGGCGGCGTTCAAGGGGCGCTAA
- a CDS encoding FKBP-type peptidyl-prolyl cis-trans isomerase has translation MSPSRLFVIAMGLCCGTAIAQSAPPAPASGAPAIDKTKLSYAIGYQIGTQFANSAQPDVDIAILVKALQDGYAKRAPGVPIDVMQQQLVNFDAKVQRDSMVEFRRVANANAQRSTDFLAKNKVKPGVVTLPSGIQYNVLAKGRGPQAQVTSTVVVNYRGALIDGTEFDSSYAHGKPVTFTVNRVIPGWQDVIPRMHVGDKWKVVIPPQLAYGERGELPRIGPNEALVFEIELVDIRQ, from the coding sequence ATGTCACCCTCGCGTCTGTTTGTCATCGCCATGGGCTTGTGCTGCGGCACGGCCATTGCCCAGTCTGCGCCCCCGGCGCCGGCCTCGGGTGCGCCGGCGATCGACAAGACCAAGCTTTCTTACGCCATTGGCTACCAGATCGGTACCCAGTTCGCGAACAGCGCCCAGCCCGACGTGGATATCGCCATCCTGGTGAAAGCATTGCAGGACGGTTATGCCAAGCGCGCGCCAGGCGTTCCCATCGATGTCATGCAACAGCAGCTGGTGAATTTCGACGCCAAGGTGCAGCGTGATTCCATGGTGGAGTTCCGCCGCGTGGCCAATGCCAATGCGCAGCGCAGCACGGATTTCCTCGCGAAGAACAAGGTCAAGCCTGGCGTGGTCACGTTGCCCTCGGGCATCCAGTACAACGTGCTGGCCAAGGGGCGCGGTCCGCAGGCCCAGGTCACCAGCACGGTCGTGGTCAATTACCGCGGTGCACTGATCGACGGCACGGAATTCGACAGCTCCTACGCGCACGGCAAGCCCGTCACGTTTACCGTCAACCGCGTGATCCCCGGTTGGCAGGATGTGATCCCGCGCATGCACGTGGGCGATAAATGGAAGGTCGTGATTCCGCCGCAGCTGGCCTATGGCGAGCGCGGTGAGTTGCCGCGTATCGGCCCCAACGAAGCCCTCGTGTTCGAGATCGAACTGGTCGACATCCGCCAGTAG
- a CDS encoding SDR family oxidoreductase, giving the protein MVDPTHAAPLPVAGASEWPGKVVLVTGGAQGVGKGIAQAVLAAGGRVVIGDLDAEAGAACLKEWNVRDRAAFLALDVSKEASVKRFVAGALRRFGRIDGLVNNAGIADPHNKPIEAMDWADWKHRIETNLGGVFLCCKHALPALTKANGAIVNIASTRAHQSEPHSEAYAASKGGMLAFTHALAISAGPVRVNAINPGWIVVDDWKKPSLRKKPKLSATDHAQHPVGRAGVPPDIGALAVFLLSSQAGFITGENFTVDGGISRKMQYV; this is encoded by the coding sequence ATGGTCGATCCCACGCACGCCGCCCCGTTGCCCGTTGCAGGCGCCAGTGAATGGCCCGGCAAGGTTGTCCTGGTCACCGGTGGTGCGCAGGGCGTGGGCAAGGGCATTGCCCAGGCGGTGCTGGCGGCGGGCGGCCGCGTGGTGATCGGCGACCTGGATGCCGAAGCCGGCGCCGCGTGCCTGAAGGAATGGAACGTGCGTGACCGCGCCGCATTCCTGGCCCTGGATGTCTCGAAGGAAGCGAGCGTGAAGCGTTTCGTCGCTGGCGCGTTGCGCCGCTTCGGCCGCATCGACGGGCTGGTGAACAACGCGGGCATCGCCGATCCGCACAACAAGCCCATCGAAGCGATGGATTGGGCGGACTGGAAGCACCGCATCGAGACCAATCTCGGCGGCGTGTTCCTTTGCTGCAAGCACGCGCTGCCGGCGTTGACGAAAGCCAACGGGGCCATTGTCAATATCGCCTCGACCCGCGCGCACCAGTCGGAACCCCACAGTGAAGCCTATGCGGCAAGCAAGGGCGGCATGCTCGCCTTTACCCATGCGCTGGCGATAAGTGCCGGGCCCGTACGGGTGAATGCCATCAACCCAGGCTGGATCGTGGTGGATGACTGGAAGAAGCCATCGCTACGGAAGAAGCCGAAGCTCTCCGCCACCGATCACGCGCAGCACCCGGTCGGGCGCGCCGGCGTGCCACCGGATATCGGCGCGCTCGCCGTCTTCCTGCTGTCGTCGCAGGCCGGGTTCATCACCGGTGAAAATTTCACGGTGGATGGCGGCATCTCGAGAAAAATGCAGTACGTGTAG
- a CDS encoding metallophosphoesterase family protein, translating to MSLLIQISDPHFGTERPDVVAALNTLITSMAPDLVILSGDVTQRARRAQFDAAHRFIASYDRPTLAIPGNHDVPLLNVFARVFNPFAGYRRVFGNDLEPVHANADALVIGVNTVRARRHKNGEVSGAQIERVSARLRSADAGQLRIVVTHQPVHVIREKDIANLLINHEAAIKAWAAAGADLVLGGHIHLPYVRPLNNGTRQLARELWSVQAGTATSTRIREGISNSVHVIRHDAAADRAACVVEQWDFDEGALAFKPGPMTTIPLDRHL from the coding sequence TTGAGCCTGCTCATCCAGATCTCGGATCCGCACTTCGGCACGGAGCGGCCCGATGTCGTGGCCGCGCTTAATACACTGATCACGTCGATGGCGCCCGATCTGGTGATCCTTTCCGGCGATGTAACGCAACGTGCCCGACGAGCGCAATTCGATGCCGCGCACCGCTTCATCGCCAGCTACGACCGCCCCACGCTAGCCATACCGGGCAACCACGATGTGCCGCTGCTCAATGTGTTCGCGCGCGTCTTCAATCCCTTTGCTGGCTATCGGCGGGTGTTCGGCAACGACCTTGAGCCGGTTCACGCCAACGCGGATGCGCTCGTGATCGGCGTGAACACCGTGCGCGCACGCCGGCACAAGAACGGCGAGGTGTCCGGTGCGCAGATCGAACGCGTGTCCGCGCGCCTTCGCTCCGCTGATGCGGGGCAGTTGCGCATCGTGGTCACGCACCAGCCGGTGCATGTGATCCGCGAAAAGGACATCGCCAACCTGCTGATCAACCACGAGGCCGCCATCAAAGCGTGGGCCGCCGCCGGTGCCGACCTTGTGCTCGGCGGGCATATCCACCTGCCCTACGTGCGGCCGCTTAACAATGGCACGCGCCAGTTGGCGCGTGAGCTGTGGTCGGTACAGGCAGGCACGGCTACGTCAACGCGCATCCGCGAGGGCATCAGCAATTCCGTGCACGTGATCCGCCACGATGCGGCGGCGGACAGGGCCGCATGCGTCGTCGAGCAATGGGATTTCGATGAAGGTGCCCTGGCGTTCAAGCCCGGCCCCATGACCACCATTCCCCTGGATCGACACCTGTAG
- a CDS encoding sulfurtransferase, with protein sequence MLISRTLIDAATAANLPPDEVLFVDCRFDLVDAAKGDRDYAESHIPGAVRADLDRELADMPTPTPVDERGRHPLPDRDAFEAFLSRIGWRPDVQVVAYDGAGGALAAARFWWLARLAGLDNVAVLDGGWPAWIAAKLPVDSVVPTRAPTSVELRFDPAGTATVDELTTGLASGRIVLLDARATPRYRGEVEPLDPVAGHVPGARNRPFADNLDGHGFFRRPEELHKAFEAIIGPHKADEVVHMCGSGVTACHNLLAMEYAGLCGSRLFAPSWSGWVADQSRAVATGDH encoded by the coding sequence ATGTTGATTTCGCGCACCCTGATTGATGCGGCGACGGCCGCGAACCTCCCACCCGATGAAGTGCTCTTCGTCGATTGCCGCTTTGATCTCGTGGATGCCGCGAAGGGCGACCGCGACTACGCCGAGTCGCACATCCCGGGCGCCGTACGCGCTGACCTGGATCGCGAACTGGCCGATATGCCGACGCCGACGCCCGTGGATGAACGCGGGCGCCATCCGCTGCCGGACCGCGATGCATTCGAGGCCTTCCTGTCGCGCATCGGCTGGCGCCCCGATGTGCAGGTCGTTGCCTACGATGGCGCCGGTGGTGCGCTGGCCGCCGCACGATTCTGGTGGCTCGCGCGGCTGGCAGGGCTCGATAACGTCGCCGTGCTGGATGGCGGCTGGCCCGCGTGGATCGCGGCGAAATTGCCGGTGGATAGCGTCGTGCCCACGCGTGCGCCAACCAGCGTGGAGCTCCGCTTTGACCCGGCCGGGACCGCAACAGTGGACGAACTGACCACCGGGCTCGCCAGTGGCCGCATCGTGCTGCTCGATGCGCGCGCGACGCCGCGTTACCGCGGCGAGGTCGAACCGCTCGATCCGGTCGCGGGCCACGTGCCGGGCGCCCGCAACCGGCCCTTCGCCGATAACCTCGATGGCCACGGCTTCTTCCGCCGGCCGGAAGAGCTGCACAAGGCCTTCGAAGCGATCATCGGCCCGCATAAGGCGGACGAGGTGGTGCACATGTGCGGCTCCGGTGTTACCGCATGCCACAACCTGCTGGCCATGGAATACGCCGGGCTATGCGGCTCACGCCTGTTCGCACCCTCGTGGTCCGGGTGGGTGGCCGATCAGTCACGCGCGGTTGCCACCGGGGATCATTGA
- a CDS encoding phosphatase PAP2 family protein, with amino-acid sequence MDADWISRHALSIWGVLLAAALLGADVTWRRAVQRREGLDPAARSFLRPMTATAVFVAMLVIATVIAVEVREQAGLTVFDASLASDLRANLPVPVLRAIAWLTQLGNSTVLAIVSVIVAVALALRRHGRLAMTWLFTLAGTVLINTALKGWFQRERPLHDHGFVVERSYSFPSGHASGSMVFYGMLAYVLLVVCPPRLHRPIVVAAVAVITLVGISRILLQVHYFSDVMAGYATGLAWLTLCVGGAEYFRLRDGRAAAR; translated from the coding sequence ATGGATGCCGATTGGATCAGCCGCCACGCGCTCTCGATATGGGGCGTATTGCTCGCCGCAGCGCTGCTGGGTGCCGACGTGACCTGGCGCCGTGCGGTACAGCGGCGCGAGGGCCTGGACCCCGCGGCGCGGAGCTTCCTGCGGCCCATGACGGCGACGGCCGTCTTCGTCGCCATGCTGGTCATCGCCACGGTGATCGCCGTGGAAGTACGCGAGCAGGCGGGGCTGACCGTGTTCGATGCATCGCTGGCCAGCGACCTGCGCGCCAACCTGCCCGTTCCCGTCCTGCGCGCGATCGCGTGGCTCACTCAACTGGGCAATTCCACCGTGCTCGCCATCGTCTCGGTCATCGTCGCCGTGGCGCTTGCCCTTCGCCGCCATGGGCGCCTGGCCATGACGTGGCTATTCACGCTGGCCGGCACGGTACTCATCAACACCGCGCTGAAGGGGTGGTTCCAGCGCGAGCGCCCGTTGCACGATCACGGCTTCGTGGTGGAGCGCAGCTATAGCTTCCCGAGTGGCCATGCCTCTGGCTCCATGGTGTTCTACGGCATGCTCGCCTACGTGCTGCTGGTGGTATGCCCGCCGCGCCTGCACCGTCCCATTGTCGTCGCCGCGGTTGCCGTGATCACACTGGTCGGGATCAGCCGCATCCTGCTCCAGGTGCATTATTTCAGCGATGTGATGGCGGGCTACGCCACCGGCCTGGCATGGCTCACGCTATGCGTCGGCGGCGCCGAGTACTTCAGGCTACGCGATGGCCGCGCTGCCGCCCGGTAA